The Peptoanaerobacter stomatis genome includes the window TTTTTCATAGAGATTAATTCTCCATACTTGCTCAACAGTATTTATATATTAAGAATATGCTTATACTGATTGTATTATGCGTTGCGTATATAGGAATATTCTTTTTAAAATTCAAGTAGGAGTTTTGCCTTCTTATACCAAAATAAATTATCCATAAGTAATATTTTATAATTTTATGTTTACAATATAAGTGCAACACTTAATAAAATATATTTGACATTTATATTGATTTTAACAATACATATTAATATAAAAGATTATACAACTATATTGAAAATAATACAATATTATAAAACCACCTAACTTCTTAAGTGGCTTTATAAAAAATATAAGAACTTATAAGTTTTTTATTTAGTATTTCACTTATATTTTAAACCTATATTATATACTACATACAAAAAATATTTGAATTTTTTAAACTCTTTAAAATATAATATTTTATATATTGACATATGTTCTATGTTGTGATAGAATATCGAAGATTTAAGCAGAATTATTTTTATAAGTATATTTTTTTATGTCTTGCTCTGTTATAATCATAGCAAGAATACGATAATATTCCTGTATTTTGTATTAAAACATTTTTGACTTTTAAATACAAAACATTATTTTAATATGAATTTTATTACAAAATATTTTTATAAACTAATTTATATATATTCTTCAAGAAAGGAGCTTATAAATGTCTACTTTATTAAAAAATGGTAATGTTTTTACTCCAAACGGCTTTAAAAAGACGAATATCTTAATTTCTAATTCCAAGGTGTCTTTAATTTCTACTTTAGATGATACTTCTTTTGATAATTCTATAGATTGCAACGGTTTATATATTGTGCCAGGTTTTGCGGATGTGCATGTACATTTTCGTGAGCCCGGCTTTTTTTATAAAGAAAGCATAGCCACAGGTTCACTTGCAGCTGCTCGTGGAGGATACACACAAGTTTGCACTATGCCTAATGTAAACCCTGCACCTGCAGATCTTAAATCATTAGATGTTCAACTCGAAATTATAAAAAATGACTCTGTTGTACACATAACTCCATACGCAACTATAACTTCTCGTGGAGATGGCAGGAGTACATTATCAAAAATGGCTGATATGGCAGATTATGTCGTAGGATATTCTGATGACGGTAAAGGTGTACAAACAGGAGAACTAATGGAAGAAGCAATGATAATGGCAAAATCACTCGATAAAATAATAGTTGCACATTGTGAGGATGAAAGCTTGTTAGACGGAGGATATATCCATAAAGGTATATATGCAGAAAATCATAACCACAAAGGTATATCTTCTGAGAGTGAATGGGTTCAAGTAGCAAGAGATGTGGAGCTTGCAAAAAAAACAGGTTGTAAATATCACGTATGCCACATATCCACAAAAGAAACAGTGGACATAATAAGGCGTGCAAAAGCGAAAAATGTAGACGTAACTTGTGAAACAGCTCCTCACTATCTGATATTGTGTGATGAAGATTTGAAGGAAGAAGGTCGTTTCAAGATGAATCCTCCTTTACGTTCAAAAGAAGATAGAGCAGCACTTATAAAAGGTATACAAGACGGTACAATAGATATGATTGCAACAGACCATGCACCTCATTCACAAGATGAAAAATCTCGCGGCTTACAAAAAAGTCCATTCGGTATAGTAGGACTTGAAACAGCCTTCTCACTCTTATACACTCATCTTGTAAAAAAAGATATAATAAGCCTTGAAAAACTTATAGAGCTCATGTGCATAAATCCACGAAAGAGATTTCCATTAACAGGCTCTTTATATATAGAAAATGATACACCTGCAGATATAACTGTACTTGATCTTAGCAAAAAATATAAAATAGACTCTAAAAATTTCTTATCAAAAGGAAAAGCCACTCCATTTGATGGAGAATATGTAATCGGAGATATATTATATACTTTTGTAGACGGAAATATGGTTTATGATTACAAAAATCTGCCAAATTACCAAAAATAATTTTCCAAAAATCTATTTATACTAAACTTCTGAAACAATATTTAATTTTAGGAGAATCAAATGAAATGTGAAAAATTTAAAATTTTAGAAAATAAAAAAATTGCAAAGGATGTATTTCTTCTTACGCTTAGAGGAAATACTGATGAAATAAAAAATCCAGGACAATTTGCAAACATATCAATATCATCATTTTACTTGCGTAGACCTATATCCATATGCGACTTTGAAAAAGATACTCTCAAATTAATATATAAAGTTGTAGGTGAAGGTACACTTGCTCTTTCGCAAAAAAAGCCTGAACACTATCTTGATATATTACTCCCTTTAGGCAATGGGTTTGATATAGATAAAACCACAAAAAATACAGTATTAATAGGTGGAGGTGTAGGCGTTCCTCCACTTATTAACCTTGCAAAAAATATGATAAAAATTGGTAAAACACCTAAAGTAGTAATAGGTTTCAATACAAAAGAAGAAATATTTGCCGTAGATATGTTTGAAAATCTTGGAATACATCCTATTGTTTCAACTGTTGACGGTTCTTATGGAGTTCACGGTTTCGTAACAGATGCTCTTAAAAGTATAGATTATGATTATCTATGTACCTGCGGACCTGAACCTATGTTAAAAGCTCTCAGCAATCTTGATGTAGACGGTCAATTCAGTTTTGAAGCGAGAATGGCATGTGGATTCGGAGGATGTATGGGATGTTCTCATGAAACAAAATCAGGCTATAAAAGAATATGTAAAGAAGGTCCTATACTTTTCAAGGAGGAGATAAAATGGTAGATACTTCAGTAAATCTAAGCGGTCTTGTCCTTGACAATCCAATCATCCCTGCAAGCGGTACATTCGGATTTGGACAAGAGTACAAAGATTTTTATGATATAAATATATTAGGTTCAATTTCATTCAAAGGCACTACTGTTGACATGCGTTTTGGAAATATGCAACCGAGAATAGCAGAATGTACAGCAGGACTTATAAATTCCGTAGGTCTACAAAATCCTGGCTTGGAAAAAGTAATATCAGAAGAATTGCCAAATCTTGCAAAAATATATCATAAAAAAGTAATTGCAAATATTAGTGGCTTTTCCATAGATGAATATGTAAAATGTGCAGAGGCTATGAATGAAGTAGATATGGTGGGAATAATAGAAGTCAATGTGAGTTGTCCCAATGTGCATAACGGTGGAATGGCTTACGGAGTATGCCCAGAAAGCGTATCGGAAGTTACAAAAGCTGTAAAGAAAGTAACTTCAAAACCTGTATATATAAAATTAAGCCCTAATGTAACAGACATAACCGAAATTGCAAAAGCGTGCGAATATTCCGGTGCAGACGGTATAAGTATGATAAATACTCTGCTCGGTATGAGAATAGATATACGAAAAAAAGCACCCGTAATTGCAAATAAAATGGGAGGTTTTTCAGGACCTGCTATTTTCCCTATAGCTCTCAGAATGGTATATCAAGTTGCAAATGCTGTAAAAATACCGATAATAGGTATGGGTGGAGTAAGCAGTACATCTGATGTTATAGAAATGATGATGGCAGGAGCAACTGCAGTGCAAATCGGTGCTGCAAATCTTGTAAATCCGTTTATATGCAAAGAGATTATAGACTCTCTCCCTTCTAAAATGCAAGAACTCAATATAGAAAAATTAAGTGATATAATAGGAATTGTGAAATAAAGCCTAAGAATTGAGGAATCAAATGAATGTTCAAAAAGATATAGAATTTATAATATTACTCGAAGAAATGAAAAAAATACAAAGACAAACCAAGGTATTAGGAGGCAATAGAAGAGAAAATGACGCAGAGCATTCTTGGCACGTTGCTACTATGAGTCTGTTTTTGCAAAATTATTCAAAATTGGAAACAGACATAAATAAGGTTATAAAAATGCTTTTAATACATGACCTTGTAGAAATATTTGCAGGCGATACTTTCGCTTATGATACAAACGGATATGAAGATAAGATTTATAGAGAAACTCAGGCTATGAATAAGCTAAAAGGCTTTTTGCCTCAAAATATGGCTGAACTTTTAGAATCACTTTGGCTCGAATTTGAAAACGGGGAAACAAATGAGTCTAAATATGCTAATGCAATGGACAGACTCCAACCTATGCTAAGTAATCTGTTCAGTAATGACGGCGGTACTTGGACTGAACATAAAATAAAAGTATCGCAAGTTTTAAAAAGAATGGAACCTATAAAGGATTTTAGCGAAGAAATCTACAACTTTATTTATGAAAATATACAAGATAACGTGAAAAAAGGATATTTGATTGCCGATTGATATATTATTTTCAGATAATGTAAAAAAACAAATAAAAATATTATAATTTACTTTTTTACACTTTCAATATTGTTAACCAAAAAAATAATTTTATATTAAGGAGTGTTGTTATGAAAAAAGATGTTATTATAGCACTGGACTTTCCAAACGGAAAAGAAACATTAGAATTCTTAGATAAATTTGAAGGCAAAAAACCTTTTGTAAAAATAGGCATGGAAGTTTTTTACAGCGAAGGGCCAAGCATAATAAATGAAATAAAAGCAAGAGGACACAAGATATTTTTAGACTTAAAACTTCACGACATTCCTAATACAGTAGAAAAAGCCATGATGTCATTGGCTAAATTGGATGTGGATATGTGTAACGTTCATGCAGCAGGCACTATTGAGATGATGCAGGCAGCTTTAAAAGGTCTTACTTCTATAAAAGGAGAAAACAGACCTTTGCTCATAGCGGTAACTCAGCTCACTTCCACAAGTGAAGAAAGAATGCAAGAAGAACTGCTTATAAATCACAGTTTGGAAGATACAGTTACAAAATACGCTCAAAATACAAAATTTGCAGGTCTTGACGGAGTTGTATGCTCCCCAAGAGAGTCCGCTCTTATTCATAACGCTTGTGGCTCCGATTTTCTTACCGTTACTCCCGGAATAAGATTTGCAGATGCAAAAAAAGATGACCAAGTACGTATAACTACACCTGAAGATGCAAAGAAATTGGGTTCAAACTTCATAGTAGTGGGCAGACCTATTACAAAAGCGGATGATCCTGTACTCGCATATGAAAGATGCTTAAAAGAGTTTTTATAAAAATTTTAACTCATATAAAATTTAATACTCTAAAATATTATAAAACTAATCAATATTTTTTTGTATTATAACACACTTAATTTTAAAAAATTTACAACTATACAATCTGTTAATTAAATTTTGCTTATTAACTTATTTTATATCAAGTATTTTTATCAGGAGGTATATATGAAAAATGATATTGCAAAAGCTCTGCTATCCATACAAGCTGTATTTCTAAGACCTGATGAACCTTTTACATGGGCATCAGGAATAAAAAGCCCTATATATTGTGATAACAGACTTACACTTACTTCACCACAAGTTCGTACACTAATCGAGCAATCTTTAGCAAAAACGATAAAAACATATTTCCCTACTTGCGAGGTTGTTATGGGTACAAGTACTGCCGGTATTGCACACGCTGCAATAGTAGGACACCTTATGAATATACCTATGGGATATGTCAGAGGCTCTGCAAAAGATCACGGTAGAACAAATCAAATAGAAGGAAGGCTGTTACCTAAACAAAAAGTAGTTGTAATTGAAGACCTTATTTCTACGGCAGGTTCATCTATAGAAACTGTAAATGTACTTAGAGAACATGATGCTGATGTACTTGGAATCGCCAGCATATTCACATACAATATGAAAAAATCAAAAGACAAATTAAAAGAAAATAATGTTATAAACATAAGTCTTTGTGATTTGGATACTTTACTCGATGTAGCAATAGAAACAAGATATATAAAAGCTGACGATAAAACAAAAATACTTAAATTTAGAGATAACCCACAAGATGAAAGTTGGATGAAAGGAGAAAAATAATGGATAGGGTGAGAAATTTAATCAATATAACAGATTTATCCGTGCAAGAAATAGACAAATTAATCGAAGTTGCAGATGATATTGTCAAAAACCACAGCAAATATGAAAACATATGCGCTCATAAAAAACTTGCTACATTATTTTTTGAACCGAGTACAAGAACACGTCTAAGTTTTGAAGCTGCTATGTTGGAGCTTGGAGGAAGTGTATTAGGTTTTTCATCTGCAAACTCAAGTTCGGCGGCTAAAGGTGAAAGTGTAAGCGACACAATAAGAACAGTAGGTTGTTATGCAGATATAATCGCTATGCGTCACCCAAAAGAAGGTGCTCCAATAGTAGGTGCACAGCGAACTACAGTTCCTATAATAAATGCAGGTGACGGAGGACATTTTCATCCTACTCAGACACTTACAGATTTATTAACTATAAAGCGTAAAAAAGGCAGACTGTCCGATATGACAATAGGTGTATGCGGAGACTTGAAATTTGGACGTACAGTCCATTCGCTTATAGAAGCTATGTTAAGATATGACAATATAAAATTTGTTTTAATCTCACCTGTAGAATTACAAGTACCCGATTATATAAAAGAATCCATGAACAAAGCCGGTGTATTATGGACAGAAGTTGAAAGCTTAGAAGAAGCTATGCCTATGCTTGACATACTATATATGACAAGAGTTCAAAGAGAAAGATTTTTCAACGAAGCTGACTATATCAGATTAAAAGACAGCTATATATTGGACTTAGAAAAACTGGAAACTGCAAAAAAAGATCTTACAATAATGCACCCTCTTCCAAGAGTAAATGAAATATCTGTAGAAGTAGATGATGATGAAAGAGCATGCTATTTCTTCCAAGCATTATGTGGAAAACACATAAGAATGGCATTGATATTATTACTTTTAAATATACAGGTATAGAAAAATCATATAAGCTCTTACTTTGTATTGAAATTTACTTATACTAATATTTATTTGAAAAATGGATATAGTTTTTATCTACGAAAATAAATTTTTCATCTGTATAAATATATATGCAAAAATAATTATCCATTTTTCTGTATAAATAGTATTACAAATTAAAATTAGGAGGCAATTATGAACGTAGATGGTGTAAATAACGGTATTGTGCTTGACCATATAAAAGCAGGTCTAAGTATGAAGATATATAAATTGCTCGGATTGGATAAATTGACTTGTACGGTAGCTATAATTCAGCATGTAAGCAGTACAAAATACGGAAAAAAAGATATAATAAAAATAGACGAAGATATAGAATTGGATTTTGATGTATTAGGTTATATAGACAGCAATATTACTGTAAACAAGGTAAAAGACGGCAAGTTGTCCAGTAAAGTACACCTATCTTTGCCTGAAACACTTAAAGACGTAGTAATTTGTAAAAATCCGCGTTGTATAACTTCTGTCGAACAAGAAATAATCCATACTTTCAAATTGGTTGACAGAGATAAAAAAGTTTACAGATGCGCTTATTGTGATTCAGAACATATAGCAAGATAATATTTTAAATCCGTAAAAAAAGTTCCTAAAAATAGTATTCACTATAATTTAGGAACTTTTTTATAAATTTATATTTTCATATAATCTTATTACTTTTTCGCTATCATATCATTTAAGGTATGCCATGCAAGTACTGCACATTTTACTCTTGCCGGCATATTGCTTATATTTCTGAGCGCCTCTGCGTCTTCCAGTTTTTCAAGAGTTTCATCGTCAGTTATCTCACGTCTTATCATACCTAAAAATATTTCACACAATTCTTTTGCTTCTTCAATGGTTTTTCCTCTTAAAAGGTCGCACATTATTGATGCGGAGGCTTGAGATATTGCACAACCTACACCTGTAAAAGCAAGATCTTGTATATTTTTCTTATCATCACTCAATTTTACCTGCAATGTTATTTCATCACCACAGCTTGGGTTATGTCCCGGCTCGGACATATCATAACTTTCCAAATCATGTTTATTTTTTTTGCTCTTTGAGTGCTCCAATATTATTTGCTGATATATATCATTCAAGTCCATAACCGAGTGTCCTCCTTACATCTTCAAGGTGTGTCAAGAATTCGTCAATTTCTTGTTTTATATTATAAAAAGATATTGATGCTCTACAGCTTGCATTTATTTTTAAATATTTGTGAAGAGGCATTGCACAGTGATGACCGCTTCTTACAGCTATATTAAAATTATCAAGTATAGATGCCACATCATGAGGATGTATTTCTTTTACATTAAACGCTATGGCACTGCCTACATTTTTTGCGTTTTGCGGATAATATATGTCTATATACGGTATTTTATTAAGCTGTGATACTGCATACTCGCTCAACTGTCTTTCTCTTTCATATATGTTATCCATACCTATAGCTTCCATATACTCTATTGCTTTTGCAAGTCCTATAGCACCGCCTACATTCATAGTACCTGCTTCAAATCTTGTAGGAGAAAGTGTAAATGTAGAGTGGTCTTCATAAACATACTCTATCATCTCTCCTCCATACATAAATGGTTTCATATTGTCAAGTATATCTTTTTTTCCGTATAATATACCTATTCCCATAGGTGACAGCATTTTATGTCCTGAAATAGCAAAGAAATCACAATTTATTTTTTGCATATCAACTTTTTTATGTGGAGCAAGCTGTGCACCGTCAACAACTACTATAGCCCCATTTTTATGAGAGAGCTCTACTATTTTTTCGATATCAGGCATACAAGATGTAACATTTGATGCGCCTGTAACAGATACCAATTTTGTTTTTGAAGTAAGCTTATTTTCAAAATCTGTCATATCAACACTGAAATTGTCGTCAAGATATACTATTTTCAATTTAGCACCTGTTTTTTCAGCTACATAGTGCCAAGTTGTAAAGTTGCTGTGATGTTCCAGTATTGTTATCAATATTTCATCATCTTTTTTCAGATTTTCAAGCGCATAGCTATATGCTATCAAATTCAAACTTTCTGTCGTATTTCTTGTGAATATTATTTCATCTGAAGATTTTGCATTTATAAATTTTGCTATTGAGCTTCTTGCATTTTCATATGCCTCTGTAGCCTTGACAGTCAAATAATGCGCCCCTCTATGAGGGTTTGCATTTTGATACTTATAATAATCGCTCACTGCATCTATTACACAGTTTGGCTTTTGTGAAGTAGCAGCATTATCTAAATATATTATCTTTCTTCCCAATTTTTGCTCATCTAAATAAGAAAAATCTTCCCTTATTTTAACAATCTTATCATCTAATAACATAGTATCCTACCTTCTTGTCATTTTTTCTTTAAGATTTCCAAGCAATGCATCTCTAAGCTTTGTATCCGGTAATTTATCAATTACAGGTACTAATCTCGCTTCTACTATAAGGCTTGTAGCCTCATCTCTGGAAAATCCTCTACTCATTATATAAAACAACATATCTTCATCTATTTGGCCTGCACTTGCGGCATGATTTCCTGTGATGTTTTCTTCACTGCACAAAATTATAGGAAGTGATTTTGACCTTACCGTCTTATCTAAAAGTGTTACATATTCCGATTCTGAGCCTTTTGACGCTCTTGCCCCTCTTTTGAAATCCAATGTTCCTTTAAACACTTTCTTTGATTCGTCTTTTTGAACACCGTTTATTGTTATTTGCGACTCACTTTGAGCACCGAATAAATTTACATTATAAAGCATATCAAAAGTCTGTTTTTTCTCCAAAAAATATGCTCCGTCTATGTTAAACACACTTTTATTTCCGTCTACATTGGCTTTACAAGAAAATAATTTATCTCCCATTCCAAGCTCTACCTGATACAAGTTTACATTTGCGTTTTCTTTTGTTATAACACCTACACTTTGATATATCTTAGCATTATCATTTTGTCTTGATACCAAAAATATATCTACATTTGCGTTTTCTTTTGCATATACATAAAGTACGGAATTTCTGAATGTCTTTTCATTTTCTTTATTGCTATAATCTATTATAAAACTGCTCTTTGTATTTTTTTCAGCCTGTATCTTTATATCATCAAGCAGTACATCATTTTGGGCAGATAATTCATACTTTATAGTCTTATCGGTATCCTTATCCACTTTTATTATATATCTTGCATTTGCTTTTTCATTATTCAGCTGAATAAGCTCTTTATTTACACCTATATCTAAATTTTCAAATTCTTTATTTAATTCTTCAGCTTTTGAATTATCGTCTACATTTGCATATGGTTTGGGAGTTATATCTTCAAACTCTATATCCGCTTTATTGCCTTTCAGATATCTAAATGTAGGTGATGAGATTACATTTGCTAACATTTTTTCCTCCTAACCATTAGTTCCTTCCAACTCCATATTTATAAGATTATTCATTTCTACAGCATATTCTATCGGTAATTCCTTGGCAACAGGATTTGCAAATCCTCTTACTAACATTGCTCTTGCCTCTTGCTCACTTATACCCCTTGTCATAAGATAAAATATAGAGCTCTCATCTATCTTGCCTATTCTTGCCTCATGTCCTATATCTATATCATCAGTGTATAAATCTATAACAGGAATAGTATCAGATCTGCTCTCCTCGCTGAGCATTAATGACTCGCAATTTACAGTAGATTTACTTCCGTTTGCATTCTCTGAAGATTTTATAACTCCTCTGAAAACACATACTCCGTTACCTGATGATATACTCTTTGTATTCATCGAAGATTTTGTATTAGGCGCATAGTGGAAAACTTGAGCGCCATTGTCAAGATATTGTCCTTCTCCTGCAAAACTTATAGATGTAAGCTCACTGCTTGCACCTTCACCTATAAGTATAGAAGTTGGATAAAGCATAGATACTTTTGAGCCGAATGAACCTGAAACCCATTCAATTCTACCGTTTTCTTCAACAATGGCCCTTTTTGTATTCAAGTTATACATATTTCTTGACCAGTTTTCTATTGTAGAAAATCTCATAGTCGCATTTTTACCTACAAATATCTCAACACTTCCTGCATGAAGATTAGTAACATCATATTTAGGAGCTGAACACCCTTCTATAAAATGACAATTTGCACCTTCTTCAACTATTATCATAGTATGCTCAAACTGTCCTGCACCCGGAGCATTTAGTCTATAATATGATTGTAAAGGTATATCTACATTTACACCCTTCGGCACATATACAAAACTTCCTCCGGAAAATACAGCGCCATGTAATGCAGCATACTTATGAAGTGTAGGCGGTATTGCTTTTTGGAAATATTTTTTAACTATGTCAGGATATTCTCTTATAGCCGCATCAAAATCTGTATATATAACACCTTGATCAATAAGATATTGTTTAATACTATGATATACTTCTTCAGAGTCATATTGTGCCCCTACACCTGCAAGAGCATCTTTTTCAGCCTCAGGTATTCCAAGCACATCAAAAGTGTTTCTTATATCGTCAGGAAGAGCATCCCAGTTTGTAGCAAGACCGGCTTTCGGTCTTATATATGTTGTTATTTCAGAAATATCAAATTCAGATAAATCCGGTCCCCATGTAGGGTTTTCAGTTTTATTAAATATTTCGAGAGATTTCAGCCTTTTTTCAAGTACCCATTCAGGTTCTTTTTTATTCCTTGATATCTCCCTTACTATATCTTCATTAAGTCCTTTATCAGTTTTTTGTGAATAGGTAAACTCATTTTTTAAATCATAAATTCCCCTATTTATATCAGCTATATATGTCTTTTTCTTAGGTTCCATATTTATTAAAATTCCTTTCACTTTTTAAGCTGTGAAACAAGTGATAAAAACAGT containing:
- a CDS encoding SufD family Fe-S cluster assembly protein, whose translation is MLANVISSPTFRYLKGNKADIEFEDITPKPYANVDDNSKAEELNKEFENLDIGVNKELIQLNNEKANARYIIKVDKDTDKTIKYELSAQNDVLLDDIKIQAEKNTKSSFIIDYSNKENEKTFRNSVLYVYAKENANVDIFLVSRQNDNAKIYQSVGVITKENANVNLYQVELGMGDKLFSCKANVDGNKSVFNIDGAYFLEKKQTFDMLYNVNLFGAQSESQITINGVQKDESKKVFKGTLDFKRGARASKGSESEYVTLLDKTVRSKSLPIILCSEENITGNHAASAGQIDEDMLFYIMSRGFSRDEATSLIVEARLVPVIDKLPDTKLRDALLGNLKEKMTRR
- a CDS encoding HD domain-containing protein, translated to MNVQKDIEFIILLEEMKKIQRQTKVLGGNRRENDAEHSWHVATMSLFLQNYSKLETDINKVIKMLLIHDLVEIFAGDTFAYDTNGYEDKIYRETQAMNKLKGFLPQNMAELLESLWLEFENGETNESKYANAMDRLQPMLSNLFSNDGGTWTEHKIKVSQVLKRMEPIKDFSEEIYNFIYENIQDNVKKGYLIAD
- a CDS encoding dihydroorotase, which encodes MSTLLKNGNVFTPNGFKKTNILISNSKVSLISTLDDTSFDNSIDCNGLYIVPGFADVHVHFREPGFFYKESIATGSLAAARGGYTQVCTMPNVNPAPADLKSLDVQLEIIKNDSVVHITPYATITSRGDGRSTLSKMADMADYVVGYSDDGKGVQTGELMEEAMIMAKSLDKIIVAHCEDESLLDGGYIHKGIYAENHNHKGISSESEWVQVARDVELAKKTGCKYHVCHISTKETVDIIRRAKAKNVDVTCETAPHYLILCDEDLKEEGRFKMNPPLRSKEDRAALIKGIQDGTIDMIATDHAPHSQDEKSRGLQKSPFGIVGLETAFSLLYTHLVKKDIISLEKLIELMCINPRKRFPLTGSLYIENDTPADITVLDLSKKYKIDSKNFLSKGKATPFDGEYVIGDILYTFVDGNMVYDYKNLPNYQK
- a CDS encoding dihydroorotate dehydrogenase → MVDTSVNLSGLVLDNPIIPASGTFGFGQEYKDFYDINILGSISFKGTTVDMRFGNMQPRIAECTAGLINSVGLQNPGLEKVISEELPNLAKIYHKKVIANISGFSIDEYVKCAEAMNEVDMVGIIEVNVSCPNVHNGGMAYGVCPESVSEVTKAVKKVTSKPVYIKLSPNVTDITEIAKACEYSGADGISMINTLLGMRIDIRKKAPVIANKMGGFSGPAIFPIALRMVYQVANAVKIPIIGMGGVSSTSDVIEMMMAGATAVQIGAANLVNPFICKEIIDSLPSKMQELNIEKLSDIIGIVK
- the sufB gene encoding Fe-S cluster assembly protein SufB translates to MEPKKKTYIADINRGIYDLKNEFTYSQKTDKGLNEDIVREISRNKKEPEWVLEKRLKSLEIFNKTENPTWGPDLSEFDISEITTYIRPKAGLATNWDALPDDIRNTFDVLGIPEAEKDALAGVGAQYDSEEVYHSIKQYLIDQGVIYTDFDAAIREYPDIVKKYFQKAIPPTLHKYAALHGAVFSGGSFVYVPKGVNVDIPLQSYYRLNAPGAGQFEHTMIIVEEGANCHFIEGCSAPKYDVTNLHAGSVEIFVGKNATMRFSTIENWSRNMYNLNTKRAIVEENGRIEWVSGSFGSKVSMLYPTSILIGEGASSELTSISFAGEGQYLDNGAQVFHYAPNTKSSMNTKSISSGNGVCVFRGVIKSSENANGSKSTVNCESLMLSEESRSDTIPVIDLYTDDIDIGHEARIGKIDESSIFYLMTRGISEQEARAMLVRGFANPVAKELPIEYAVEMNNLINMELEGTNG
- the pyrE gene encoding orotate phosphoribosyltransferase, with product MKNDIAKALLSIQAVFLRPDEPFTWASGIKSPIYCDNRLTLTSPQVRTLIEQSLAKTIKTYFPTCEVVMGTSTAGIAHAAIVGHLMNIPMGYVRGSAKDHGRTNQIEGRLLPKQKVVVIEDLISTAGSSIETVNVLREHDADVLGIASIFTYNMKKSKDKLKENNVINISLCDLDTLLDVAIETRYIKADDKTKILKFRDNPQDESWMKGEK
- the pyrB gene encoding aspartate carbamoyltransferase, encoding MDRVRNLINITDLSVQEIDKLIEVADDIVKNHSKYENICAHKKLATLFFEPSTRTRLSFEAAMLELGGSVLGFSSANSSSAAKGESVSDTIRTVGCYADIIAMRHPKEGAPIVGAQRTTVPIINAGDGGHFHPTQTLTDLLTIKRKKGRLSDMTIGVCGDLKFGRTVHSLIEAMLRYDNIKFVLISPVELQVPDYIKESMNKAGVLWTEVESLEEAMPMLDILYMTRVQRERFFNEADYIRLKDSYILDLEKLETAKKDLTIMHPLPRVNEISVEVDDDERACYFFQALCGKHIRMALILLLLNIQV
- a CDS encoding dihydroorotate dehydrogenase electron transfer subunit yields the protein MKCEKFKILENKKIAKDVFLLTLRGNTDEIKNPGQFANISISSFYLRRPISICDFEKDTLKLIYKVVGEGTLALSQKKPEHYLDILLPLGNGFDIDKTTKNTVLIGGGVGVPPLINLAKNMIKIGKTPKVVIGFNTKEEIFAVDMFENLGIHPIVSTVDGSYGVHGFVTDALKSIDYDYLCTCGPEPMLKALSNLDVDGQFSFEARMACGFGGCMGCSHETKSGYKRICKEGPILFKEEIKW
- the pyrF gene encoding orotidine-5'-phosphate decarboxylase, producing the protein MKKDVIIALDFPNGKETLEFLDKFEGKKPFVKIGMEVFYSEGPSIINEIKARGHKIFLDLKLHDIPNTVEKAMMSLAKLDVDMCNVHAAGTIEMMQAALKGLTSIKGENRPLLIAVTQLTSTSEERMQEELLINHSLEDTVTKYAQNTKFAGLDGVVCSPRESALIHNACGSDFLTVTPGIRFADAKKDDQVRITTPEDAKKLGSNFIVVGRPITKADDPVLAYERCLKEFL
- the sufU gene encoding Fe-S cluster assembly sulfur transfer protein SufU, with the protein product MDLNDIYQQIILEHSKSKKNKHDLESYDMSEPGHNPSCGDEITLQVKLSDDKKNIQDLAFTGVGCAISQASASIMCDLLRGKTIEEAKELCEIFLGMIRREITDDETLEKLEDAEALRNISNMPARVKCAVLAWHTLNDMIAKK
- a CDS encoding cysteine desulfurase, whose product is MLLDDKIVKIREDFSYLDEQKLGRKIIYLDNAATSQKPNCVIDAVSDYYKYQNANPHRGAHYLTVKATEAYENARSSIAKFINAKSSDEIIFTRNTTESLNLIAYSYALENLKKDDEILITILEHHSNFTTWHYVAEKTGAKLKIVYLDDNFSVDMTDFENKLTSKTKLVSVTGASNVTSCMPDIEKIVELSHKNGAIVVVDGAQLAPHKKVDMQKINCDFFAISGHKMLSPMGIGILYGKKDILDNMKPFMYGGEMIEYVYEDHSTFTLSPTRFEAGTMNVGGAIGLAKAIEYMEAIGMDNIYERERQLSEYAVSQLNKIPYIDIYYPQNAKNVGSAIAFNVKEIHPHDVASILDNFNIAVRSGHHCAMPLHKYLKINASCRASISFYNIKQEIDEFLTHLEDVRRTLGYGLE
- a CDS encoding aspartate carbamoyltransferase regulatory subunit; the protein is MNVDGVNNGIVLDHIKAGLSMKIYKLLGLDKLTCTVAIIQHVSSTKYGKKDIIKIDEDIELDFDVLGYIDSNITVNKVKDGKLSSKVHLSLPETLKDVVICKNPRCITSVEQEIIHTFKLVDRDKKVYRCAYCDSEHIAR